The following proteins are co-located in the Desulfoscipio sp. XC116 genome:
- the trmFO gene encoding methylenetetrahydrofolate--tRNA-(uracil(54)-C(5))-methyltransferase (FADH(2)-oxidizing) TrmFO produces MQKRLVIIGAGLAGSEAAWQAVRRGVPVSLYEMRPQKSTPAHQTGYFAELVCSNSLRARALENAVGLLKEEMRRLDSLIMRCADQYNVPAGGALAVDRDGFAGAVTGMLENHPLVTVHREEYTDIINDVVLVASGPLTSDRLAEKIREFTGQEYLYFHDAVAPIVSLESINMDKVFWSSRYGKGEDDYMNCAMNESEYAAFQDALAAAERAPRKDFDQEINFEGCMPIEVLARRGKDTMRFGPLKPVGLVDPRTGKRPFAVVQLRRDNAAGTLLNIVGFQTHLKWSEQKRVFSMIPGLEQAEFVRYGVMHRNTYINSPVLLKPTYQCKLKEDLFFAGQLTGVEGYVESAASGLAAGINAALLIKGREPVVWPAQTAHGALAHYITSADARHFQPMNVTFGLFPPLEEKIRDKKRRHAMYAGRALEELKQCRELLQ; encoded by the coding sequence TTGCAAAAACGATTAGTCATTATCGGTGCCGGTTTGGCCGGTTCGGAGGCAGCCTGGCAGGCGGTCCGCAGAGGTGTCCCGGTTTCTCTTTATGAAATGCGCCCACAAAAGAGTACGCCGGCACATCAAACCGGGTATTTTGCAGAACTGGTGTGCAGTAATTCGCTTAGGGCCCGGGCACTGGAAAATGCCGTGGGTTTACTAAAGGAGGAAATGCGCAGGCTGGATTCTCTTATTATGCGTTGCGCCGATCAATATAACGTTCCGGCCGGGGGAGCGCTGGCTGTGGATAGAGATGGTTTTGCCGGTGCCGTTACCGGTATGTTGGAAAATCATCCGTTAGTAACGGTGCACAGGGAGGAATATACTGATATAATTAACGATGTGGTGCTGGTGGCCTCGGGCCCTTTAACTTCAGACCGGTTGGCGGAGAAGATCAGGGAGTTTACCGGGCAAGAGTATTTATATTTTCATGATGCCGTGGCTCCAATTGTGAGCCTGGAATCAATCAATATGGACAAAGTGTTTTGGTCCTCCCGTTATGGCAAAGGTGAGGACGACTATATGAACTGTGCCATGAACGAGTCCGAATATGCCGCCTTTCAGGATGCTTTAGCCGCCGCTGAGCGGGCGCCACGCAAGGACTTCGATCAGGAAATTAATTTTGAAGGCTGCATGCCTATCGAAGTGCTGGCCCGGCGGGGAAAGGATACCATGCGCTTTGGGCCGTTAAAACCAGTTGGGCTGGTTGACCCGCGTACCGGTAAAAGACCCTTTGCCGTGGTGCAGCTGCGCAGGGATAACGCCGCGGGTACACTGCTTAATATCGTTGGCTTTCAAACCCATCTTAAATGGAGCGAACAAAAACGCGTGTTCAGCATGATACCCGGCTTGGAACAGGCCGAGTTTGTGCGCTATGGCGTCATGCACCGCAATACATATATTAATTCCCCCGTGTTATTGAAACCGACTTATCAGTGTAAATTGAAAGAGGATTTATTCTTTGCCGGGCAATTGACCGGGGTGGAGGGATATGTGGAATCAGCAGCCTCGGGGCTGGCGGCAGGCATAAATGCCGCTTTGCTGATAAAAGGGCGTGAGCCGGTGGTTTGGCCGGCCCAAACAGCCCACGGTGCTCTGGCCCATTACATAACATCTGCGGATGCCCGTCATTTTCAGCCTATGAATGTTACTTTCGGCCTTTTCCCACCTCTGGAAGAGAAAATCCGGGATAAAAAGAGACGCCATGCTATGTATGCCGGTCGGGCGTTGGAAGAATTAAAGCAATGTCGGGAACTATTACAATAA
- the xerC gene encoding tyrosine recombinase XerC, with product MYGYMDGFFIYLQMEKNASPYTIKSYDDDLYDGLTFFARILAKEDYSIHPAQITKTLFRSYLADMHERQKSGATIARRMSTWRSFFRYLCREGVLEDNPLSRISIIKRNQKLPRFLTEAEMKQLVEYPERVKLLGARDTAILETLYSTGIRVGELVRINIGDIDLNKGTIKVTAKGNRERLVPLGSYALEAVRCYMQEARPMLIKGKKGRLEALFLNSKGGRLTDRGVRWLVKKYVRQLQLHDRTSPHTFRHSFATHLLDSGADLRSVQELLGHARLSTTQIYTHLSKERIKNVYDKCHPRA from the coding sequence ATGTACGGTTATATGGATGGTTTCTTCATTTATTTGCAAATGGAAAAAAACGCTTCACCCTACACCATTAAAAGTTACGATGACGATTTATACGACGGGCTGACTTTTTTTGCCCGGATTCTGGCTAAAGAAGACTACAGCATTCACCCGGCCCAGATCACCAAAACCCTTTTCAGAAGTTATCTGGCGGATATGCATGAGCGTCAAAAATCAGGTGCCACCATAGCCAGGCGTATGTCAACCTGGCGGTCGTTTTTTAGATATCTGTGTCGGGAGGGGGTACTGGAGGATAACCCTCTGTCCAGGATTAGTATTATCAAGCGCAACCAAAAGCTGCCCCGCTTTCTGACTGAGGCGGAGATGAAACAATTGGTGGAATATCCCGAGCGAGTAAAGCTATTGGGGGCTCGGGATACGGCTATTCTGGAAACGTTATATAGTACGGGTATCAGGGTGGGTGAGCTGGTGCGTATTAATATTGGAGATATTGATTTGAACAAGGGCACAATAAAGGTGACCGCCAAAGGTAACCGGGAACGCCTTGTTCCACTGGGCAGTTACGCGCTGGAAGCGGTGCGTTGCTACATGCAAGAAGCCCGACCAATGTTGATAAAGGGTAAAAAAGGGCGTTTGGAGGCCCTGTTTCTAAATAGTAAAGGCGGTCGGCTTACGGACCGGGGTGTGCGCTGGTTGGTTAAAAAATATGTACGGCAATTGCAGTTGCATGACCGGACCAGCCCGCATACATTTAGACATTCTTTTGCCACCCATTTGTTGGATAGTGGTGCTGATTTACGTTCGGTGCAGGAACTGCTGGGGCATGCACGGCTTTCCACTACCCAAATTTATACTCATCTGAGCAAAGAACGTATTAAAAACGTTTATGATAAATGCCATCCCAGAGCATAA
- the hslV gene encoding ATP-dependent protease subunit HslV, protein MFHATTIVAVKQGNEVAMAGDGQVTFGQNTILKHNARKLRRLHGGTVLAGFAGSVADAITLFEKFENKLESYQGNMKRAAVELAKEWRTDKYLRRLEALLAVADKECILVISGNGEVIEPDDGVLAIGSGGPYAMAAARALVKHAGMSAVDVAREAMSIAADICIYTNNHIIVETL, encoded by the coding sequence ATGTTCCATGCCACTACTATTGTGGCCGTTAAGCAAGGTAATGAAGTAGCCATGGCCGGTGACGGTCAGGTTACTTTCGGTCAAAATACCATATTAAAACACAATGCCCGTAAATTGCGCCGTTTGCATGGTGGAACGGTACTGGCCGGGTTTGCCGGTTCGGTTGCCGATGCTATCACTTTATTTGAGAAGTTTGAGAATAAGCTTGAATCTTATCAGGGTAATATGAAGAGGGCGGCGGTGGAATTAGCCAAAGAATGGCGCACCGATAAATACTTGCGCCGACTCGAAGCGCTGCTGGCTGTTGCTGATAAAGAATGTATACTCGTTATAAGCGGTAATGGTGAAGTTATTGAGCCTGATGACGGGGTTCTTGCTATTGGTTCCGGTGGGCCATACGCTATGGCTGCCGCCCGGGCGCTGGTCAAACATGCCGGGATGAGTGCCGTGGACGTGGCCCGTGAGGCTATGTCCATAGCTGCCGACATTTGCATCTATACTAATAATCATATTATTGTAGAGACATTATAA
- the hslU gene encoding ATP-dependent protease ATPase subunit HslU, giving the protein MNSLTPGQIVAELDKYVVGQNQAKKAVAIALRNRYRRSRLPEDLRDEVMPKNILMIGPTGVGKTEIARRLAKLVKAPLVKVEATKFTEVGYVGRDVESMVRDLVETSIRMVKQERMTRVEEKAKKMAEEKIIELLAPLPREEKSARNPLEMLFGSGRQPEQTENTQYQQMASRVKFERETLREKLAGGELEGEYIEIEVEDNRPPMMEVFTGSGVEEMGVNISDMLGNFFPKKKRQRRLTVAEARKILTQQEAQKLIDMDEVTSSAVQLAENDGIIFLDEIDKIAVREGGAGPDVSRGGVQRDILPIVEGSTVMTKYGPVKTDHILFIAAGAFHMSKPSDLIPELQGRFPIRVELTSLTKDDFWQILIEPKNSLIRQYIELLRTEGVEVIFSPNSLVKIAEIAYTVNEQTENIGARRLHTIMEKLLEDVSFNATELEDKSFNIDEQYVGKKLGEVVKDQDLSRYIL; this is encoded by the coding sequence ATGAATTCGCTGACACCCGGGCAAATTGTGGCGGAACTTGATAAATACGTGGTTGGGCAAAATCAGGCTAAAAAAGCGGTGGCCATAGCGTTGCGCAACAGGTATCGGAGAAGCAGGCTGCCTGAAGATTTACGGGATGAGGTAATGCCTAAAAATATATTGATGATCGGTCCCACGGGTGTGGGCAAGACTGAAATTGCCCGCCGGTTGGCCAAACTGGTTAAAGCACCGCTGGTCAAGGTGGAAGCAACCAAATTTACCGAAGTGGGTTATGTGGGGCGGGATGTGGAATCGATGGTGCGTGATTTGGTGGAAACATCCATTCGCATGGTAAAACAGGAAAGAATGACCCGTGTGGAGGAAAAAGCTAAAAAGATGGCGGAGGAAAAAATTATAGAATTGCTGGCCCCCTTGCCAAGAGAGGAGAAAAGTGCACGCAATCCTCTCGAGATGCTGTTTGGTTCCGGTCGCCAGCCGGAGCAGACGGAAAATACTCAGTACCAGCAAATGGCCAGCCGGGTTAAATTTGAAAGGGAAACTTTGCGGGAAAAGTTGGCCGGAGGCGAACTGGAAGGAGAATACATAGAAATTGAGGTGGAAGACAACAGACCGCCCATGATGGAAGTGTTTACCGGATCGGGCGTTGAAGAGATGGGCGTTAATATAAGTGATATGTTAGGTAATTTTTTTCCCAAGAAAAAACGCCAGCGCCGTTTGACTGTTGCCGAGGCGCGTAAAATTCTAACCCAACAGGAAGCTCAGAAATTAATTGATATGGATGAGGTGACCTCCAGTGCTGTGCAGTTGGCGGAGAATGACGGAATTATTTTTTTAGACGAAATCGATAAAATTGCCGTTCGTGAAGGGGGCGCCGGCCCTGATGTCTCCCGTGGCGGTGTACAGAGGGATATACTGCCCATAGTTGAAGGGTCCACAGTAATGACTAAATACGGACCGGTTAAAACAGATCATATATTGTTTATAGCGGCCGGCGCTTTCCATATGTCCAAACCGTCGGATCTAATCCCCGAACTGCAGGGCCGGTTTCCCATTAGGGTGGAGTTGACCAGTCTAACTAAAGATGATTTTTGGCAAATTTTAATTGAGCCCAAGAATTCTTTGATCAGGCAGTATATTGAATTATTGCGTACTGAAGGAGTAGAGGTTATATTTTCGCCAAATTCTCTTGTGAAAATTGCTGAAATCGCTTATACTGTTAATGAGCAAACAGAAAATATAGGAGCAAGGCGGCTGCACACAATTATGGAAAAGCTTTTGGAGGATGTTTCTTTTAATGCCACCGAGCTTGAGGATAAATCATTCAACATTGATGAACAGTATGTCGGCAAAAAACTTGGTGAGGTAGTAAAGGATCAAGATTTGAGCAGGTATATATTGTAA
- the codY gene encoding GTP-sensing pleiotropic transcriptional regulator CodY — translation MRNLLAKTRSINKVLQKSAGYPVDFKEISAILSENIECSIYILDRRGKVLGYSYLKGFVCDVMENIVESPAGFPEEYNENLLRINETHANICQTVNVCVFHHDKKCEYSKVTTVVPIVGAGTRLGTLVLAKYEKNFTDEDLILAELGATVVGMEILRARQDRMEEEARKRAAVQIAIGTLSYSELDAVHHIFRQLDGDEGLLVASKIADRVGITRSVIVNALRKFESAGVIESKSLGMKGTFIKVLNDRLLEELERIREH, via the coding sequence TTGCGTAACTTGCTTGCTAAAACCCGCTCCATTAATAAGGTACTGCAAAAATCTGCGGGTTATCCGGTCGATTTTAAAGAAATTTCGGCAATATTAAGTGAAAATATCGAATGCAGTATTTATATTTTGGATCGCCGGGGGAAAGTACTCGGATACAGTTATTTAAAAGGGTTTGTTTGTGATGTGATGGAAAATATTGTAGAGTCGCCGGCAGGTTTCCCGGAAGAATATAACGAAAACCTATTGCGGATTAATGAAACTCACGCTAATATTTGTCAGACTGTCAACGTCTGCGTTTTCCATCACGACAAGAAGTGTGAATACAGTAAAGTAACTACCGTAGTGCCTATTGTAGGCGCAGGTACGAGATTAGGGACGTTGGTTCTGGCCAAATACGAAAAAAACTTTACCGATGAAGATTTAATATTGGCTGAGCTTGGCGCCACCGTTGTAGGTATGGAAATATTGCGGGCCCGCCAGGATCGTATGGAGGAGGAAGCCAGGAAGCGTGCCGCCGTGCAAATTGCCATTGGTACGTTGTCATATTCAGAGCTTGACGCCGTGCACCATATATTTAGGCAACTTGACGGTGACGAAGGATTGCTGGTTGCCAGTAAGATAGCGGATAGGGTAGGTATAACCAGGTCTGTAATTGTAAATGCTTTGCGCAAGTTTGAAAGTGCCGGTGTTATTGAGTCAAAATCTCTTGGTATGAAAGGAACTTTTATAAAAGTTTTAAATGACCGTTTGCTTGAAGAGTTGGAAAGGATTAGGGAGCATTAA
- the rpsB gene encoding 30S ribosomal protein S2, with the protein MAVISMKQLLEAGVHFGHQTRRWNPKMAPYIFTDRNGIYIIDLQKTVKKVEEAYNFVKSTVQQGGNILFVGTKKQAQESVREEADRCGMFYVNQRWLGGMLTNFQTIRKRIDRLHALEKMEQDGTMDKLPKKEVAELLHEKERLAKFLGGIKEMRRLPQAIFVIDPRKERIAVAEGRKLGIPIVAIVDTNCDPDEVDYIIPGNDDAIRAVRLLTAKMADAVIEGNQGEQTAE; encoded by the coding sequence GTGGCCGTAATATCTATGAAACAGTTGCTTGAGGCCGGTGTTCATTTTGGACACCAGACTCGGAGATGGAACCCCAAAATGGCTCCCTATATTTTTACAGATCGCAATGGTATATATATTATAGACCTGCAAAAAACTGTAAAAAAAGTAGAGGAAGCATATAACTTCGTAAAATCTACCGTACAACAAGGCGGCAATATATTGTTTGTTGGCACAAAAAAACAGGCTCAGGAATCAGTTCGTGAAGAAGCTGATCGGTGCGGTATGTTTTATGTCAACCAGCGCTGGCTTGGAGGCATGTTGACTAACTTTCAGACCATTCGCAAGCGCATTGACAGGCTGCATGCACTGGAAAAGATGGAACAAGACGGAACAATGGATAAACTGCCTAAAAAAGAAGTAGCTGAATTGCTGCATGAAAAAGAAAGATTAGCTAAATTTTTGGGCGGTATCAAGGAAATGCGCCGTTTGCCCCAGGCAATATTTGTTATTGACCCGCGTAAGGAGCGTATTGCCGTTGCGGAAGGACGCAAGTTAGGCATTCCCATTGTGGCTATCGTGGATACAAATTGCGATCCTGACGAAGTTGACTACATTATACCCGGTAATGATGATGCCATTAGGGCGGTCAGACTTTTAACCGCAAAAATGGCTGATGCCGTTATTGAAGGCAACCAGGGTGAACAAACTGCTGAATAA
- the tsf gene encoding translation elongation factor Ts translates to MAEITAAMVKELREKSGAGMMDCKKALVATDGNMEKAIDYLREKGLASAAKKSGRITAEGLVDSYIHAGGKIGVLLEVNCETDFVAKTDEFKELVRDIAMQIAAARPQYVTKEEVPENIVAKEKEILAAQAANEGKPAKIIEKMVEGRIEKFYKDICLLEQPFIKDTDKTVKQLVTEKIAKIGENISVRRFVRYELGEGLEKRKDDFAAEVAAQARK, encoded by the coding sequence ATGGCTGAAATAACTGCGGCAATGGTAAAAGAATTGCGTGAAAAATCCGGTGCAGGTATGATGGATTGTAAAAAAGCATTGGTAGCAACGGATGGCAATATGGAGAAAGCTATTGATTATTTACGTGAAAAGGGATTGGCATCCGCAGCTAAAAAATCCGGTAGGATCACCGCCGAGGGCTTGGTGGATTCCTATATTCACGCCGGCGGTAAGATTGGTGTACTGCTGGAGGTAAACTGTGAAACGGATTTCGTAGCTAAAACCGATGAGTTTAAAGAATTGGTAAGGGATATTGCTATGCAGATTGCCGCTGCCCGTCCGCAATATGTGACTAAAGAAGAAGTGCCCGAGAACATTGTGGCTAAAGAAAAAGAAATTTTAGCTGCTCAGGCGGCTAATGAAGGAAAACCGGCTAAGATTATCGAAAAAATGGTGGAAGGCAGAATTGAAAAATTTTATAAGGATATTTGCTTATTGGAACAACCTTTTATTAAAGACACGGACAAAACTGTTAAACAGCTGGTAACTGAAAAGATTGCTAAAATAGGTGAAAATATTTCAGTGCGCAGATTTGTTCGCTATGAGCTTGGTGAGGGACTGGAAAAAAGGAAGGATGACTTTGCCGCGGAGGTAGCGGCACAGGCAAGAAAATAA
- the pyrH gene encoding UMP kinase yields MDAPKYKRVVLKLSGEALAGTMGYGIDPEVVYSIAVQIKEVVRLGVEVAVVVGGGNIWRGVAGSTKGMDRATADYMGMLATVINSLALQDALAKHDVDTRVQTAIEMREVAEPYIRRRAIRHLEKSRVVIFAAGTGNPYFSTDTTAALRAAEIEAEVILMAKRVDGVYDSDPLKNENAVKFGRLSYIDLLNKGLGVMDSTATSLCMDNRIPLLVFGLNETGNIKRAVLGENVGTYVGGDFIDTSV; encoded by the coding sequence ATGGATGCACCCAAGTATAAAAGGGTCGTATTAAAACTTAGCGGTGAGGCCTTGGCTGGGACCATGGGATATGGCATTGACCCCGAGGTCGTATATTCAATAGCGGTACAGATCAAAGAAGTGGTTCGATTGGGTGTCGAGGTGGCGGTTGTTGTCGGCGGAGGCAATATATGGCGCGGTGTGGCGGGCAGTACCAAGGGGATGGACAGAGCCACGGCTGATTATATGGGTATGCTGGCTACGGTAATTAACTCATTGGCCTTGCAGGATGCTTTAGCTAAACATGACGTTGACACCAGAGTACAAACTGCTATCGAAATGCGCGAAGTGGCTGAGCCATATATCCGCCGGCGGGCTATCAGACACCTGGAAAAAAGCCGGGTGGTAATATTTGCTGCGGGCACGGGAAACCCATATTTTTCTACCGATACTACTGCCGCTCTGCGAGCGGCGGAGATAGAAGCCGAGGTAATTTTAATGGCCAAGCGGGTTGATGGTGTATATGATTCAGACCCTCTTAAAAATGAAAATGCTGTCAAATTTGGCCGGCTAAGTTATATCGACCTGTTAAATAAAGGGTTAGGCGTAATGGATTCAACAGCTACCTCCCTGTGCATGGACAACCGTATTCCTTTGCTTGTTTTTGGGCTTAATGAGACGGGCAATATAAAACGGGCCGTTTTAGGCGAAAATGTTGGAACATATGTTGGGGGTGATTTTATTGACACTTCTGTCTGA
- the frr gene encoding ribosome recycling factor, with amino-acid sequence MLLTLLSDSEKNMQKTVEVVDKEFASLRAGRATPALLDKIMVPYYGTPTPVNQLANINIPEARLLVIQPWDKNVLSDIEKAILKSDLGITPASDGNVIRLAVPQLTRERRAELVKVIKKKAEEGRVAVRNLRRDANDGLKSQQKNGDISEDELRRLQDEVQKLTDKYIKEIDALFAAKEKEITTV; translated from the coding sequence ATTTTATTGACACTTCTGTCTGATTCCGAAAAAAATATGCAAAAAACGGTGGAGGTAGTGGACAAAGAGTTTGCCTCGCTGCGTGCCGGGAGAGCCACTCCCGCTTTATTGGATAAAATTATGGTGCCATACTATGGTACTCCGACACCGGTAAATCAGCTGGCCAATATTAATATCCCCGAGGCGCGATTGCTGGTTATTCAGCCTTGGGATAAGAATGTCCTGTCGGATATTGAAAAAGCTATTTTAAAATCTGATTTAGGAATTACACCGGCCAGTGACGGTAATGTGATCAGGTTGGCTGTACCGCAATTGACCAGGGAAAGAAGAGCCGAGCTGGTTAAAGTTATTAAGAAGAAAGCTGAAGAGGGCCGGGTGGCCGTGCGTAATTTGCGCAGGGACGCCAATGATGGATTGAAAAGCCAGCAAAAGAACGGGGATATTTCCGAAGATGAGTTGCGGCGCCTTCAGGATGAAGTACAAAAGCTTACTGATAAATACATAAAGGAAATTGATGCATTGTTTGCCGCTAAAGAAAAGGAAATTACAACTGTTTAA
- a CDS encoding isoprenyl transferase codes for MFKWLLGNRQENAVSIKKSIGEEELLGQLDISKLPVHVAIIMDGNGRWATRRGAPRSFGHRAGVNALREVVKLSVELKLKHLTVYAFSTENWKRPRDEVNILMNLLVEYFNKEINELCANNVRIHPMGILSELPVKAKEAVDMAIRRSKNNTGLVFNVALNYGGRSELLQAVREIGKKINDGGMKVEEINEQVIAEYLFTAGQPDPDLLIRPSGDCRVSNFLLWQLAYTEFWLTDTMWPDFGRKELLQALLDFQRRERRFGGLLHN; via the coding sequence ATGTTTAAATGGCTGCTGGGCAACCGTCAGGAAAATGCTGTTTCCATAAAAAAGAGTATAGGTGAAGAAGAGCTATTGGGACAGCTGGACATTAGTAAACTGCCTGTTCATGTAGCCATTATAATGGATGGAAATGGACGGTGGGCCACCCGAAGGGGAGCACCCAGGTCGTTTGGACACAGGGCAGGCGTTAATGCTTTGCGTGAAGTGGTAAAGCTAAGCGTAGAGCTTAAGTTAAAACATTTGACGGTATATGCTTTTTCCACTGAAAACTGGAAAAGGCCGCGTGACGAAGTAAATATATTAATGAATTTACTGGTCGAGTACTTTAATAAAGAAATTAATGAGCTATGCGCTAATAATGTGCGTATACATCCGATGGGTATATTGTCTGAGCTTCCGGTTAAAGCCAAGGAAGCGGTGGATATGGCCATAAGGCGCAGCAAAAATAATACGGGTCTGGTTTTTAATGTAGCCCTAAATTACGGTGGTAGATCTGAATTGCTTCAGGCTGTGCGGGAAATAGGGAAAAAAATTAACGATGGCGGTATGAAGGTTGAGGAAATAAATGAGCAAGTTATTGCGGAATATTTATTTACCGCCGGTCAACCTGACCCTGACTTGTTGATTAGGCCGTCGGGCGATTGCCGGGTGAGCAATTTTCTATTATGGCAGCTGGCCTATACGGAGTTCTGGCTTACCGACACCATGTGGCCGGATTTCGGCAGGAAAGAACTATTGCAAGCTTTACTGGATTTTCAGAGAAGGGAAAGGCGTTTTGGCGGTTTGTTGCATAACTAG
- a CDS encoding phosphatidate cytidylyltransferase encodes MFWQRLLSAIIGVPVLITAVWYGGAALLTVTVALMLLGVREISVIFAKLDLKVPLFMVMPGCLILAAAAYKYKEGYPDDISIIILIFYLVVMISFYPRFTPLDVAASFFCTIYVGLLIFLFLLSTLPNGWIWLILMLVCTWSSDTLAYLAGRRWGRRRMAPELSPGKTVEGALGGVLGSIIAAWVVVLLYIQLPLWPVLLLGLIIGLAAQAGDLVESAIKRLAGIKDAGKLIPGHGGVLDRFDSMLFTAPLVYYYVGLILN; translated from the coding sequence GTGTTTTGGCAGAGACTATTAAGCGCAATTATCGGTGTTCCCGTACTAATTACTGCGGTGTGGTATGGTGGTGCTGCGTTATTAACCGTAACCGTGGCATTGATGTTGTTGGGAGTCCGGGAAATTAGTGTTATATTTGCTAAGCTGGATTTAAAAGTGCCCCTGTTTATGGTTATGCCGGGTTGTCTTATTTTGGCTGCTGCGGCATATAAATATAAGGAGGGGTACCCGGATGATATTTCAATAATAATTTTAATATTTTACCTGGTGGTTATGATTTCTTTTTACCCGCGGTTTACCCCTCTTGATGTGGCGGCATCCTTTTTTTGTACCATATACGTGGGATTGCTTATTTTCCTTTTTCTGCTCAGTACGCTGCCAAACGGTTGGATTTGGTTAATATTAATGCTGGTCTGCACTTGGTCAAGCGATACTCTGGCTTATTTAGCCGGTCGCCGCTGGGGCAGGCGGCGCATGGCGCCTGAACTGAGTCCCGGTAAGACAGTGGAAGGGGCTTTAGGCGGTGTGCTGGGCAGCATTATAGCAGCTTGGGTGGTGGTTCTGCTATATATTCAATTACCGTTGTGGCCGGTATTGTTGTTGGGACTTATCATCGGGCTGGCGGCACAGGCGGGTGACCTGGTTGAGTCAGCCATTAAACGTTTAGCCGGGATTAAGGATGCGGGCAAGTTGATTCCCGGCCACGGAGGGGTCCTGGACCGTTTTGACAGTATGCTGTTCACGGCCCCGCTGGTATATTACTATGTGGGTTTAATTTTAAATTAA
- the ytvI gene encoding sporulation integral membrane protein YtvI encodes MPRTVQKILYVLAGTVTLLAIYLAIKYVMPEMLEWLLYLTAVLFPFLLAVIFSIFMEPLVVFFGHNGRVSRAAAVPVAMLVFFGGISTILTLVIFRLVKELSDLSVMLPQKVPELQYFFDLWVKKSIIFYGTLPKSVTENLQQSLNNVTTAIEHWAGELVSVLLAVISGIPGAIMVILVSLVATYFFSKDREKIARLWLRVAPPPWGARVLEVSKQVALAFQSYIRAQFILVSITAFLSIIGLHFIGASYALTIGLLIGFLDMIPVLGPGTIYIPWAIWAFVAGNVLLGVELTVLYLLVMVVRALLEAKIVAANLGLHPLAVLVAMFVGLKTIGVIGLILGPMLVITIQAAVKAGNPINK; translated from the coding sequence TTGCCGCGGACAGTACAAAAAATATTATACGTGCTGGCGGGTACGGTAACACTATTGGCCATTTACCTGGCTATTAAATATGTGATGCCCGAGATGTTGGAGTGGCTTTTATATTTAACCGCCGTCTTATTTCCGTTTTTGCTGGCGGTTATTTTCAGTATTTTTATGGAACCGTTGGTGGTTTTCTTCGGTCACAACGGCAGGGTCTCCCGGGCCGCTGCCGTACCTGTTGCCATGCTGGTTTTTTTCGGTGGTATCAGTACTATATTGACCTTGGTTATATTTAGGTTGGTTAAGGAATTAAGCGATCTTTCTGTGATGCTGCCTCAAAAGGTACCGGAATTGCAGTACTTTTTTGATTTATGGGTAAAGAAAAGTATTATTTTTTACGGCACTTTGCCTAAAAGTGTAACCGAAAATCTACAGCAATCTTTAAATAATGTAACCACAGCCATTGAGCACTGGGCCGGGGAATTGGTGAGTGTTTTGCTTGCTGTTATAAGCGGTATTCCCGGTGCTATTATGGTAATATTGGTTAGTTTAGTCGCCACTTATTTTTTTAGCAAAGACAGGGAAAAAATAGCCCGGCTATGGCTCAGGGTAGCCCCTCCACCCTGGGGTGCGCGGGTTCTGGAAGTAAGCAAACAGGTGGCTCTGGCCTTTCAATCATATATACGGGCCCAATTTATTTTAGTTTCCATTACTGCTTTTTTAAGTATTATAGGTCTCCATTTCATAGGTGCAAGTTATGCCTTGACCATAGGTTTACTGATTGGCTTTCTGGATATGATACCGGTATTGGGTCCGGGGACTATTTATATCCCCTGGGCTATTTGGGCGTTTGTTGCCGGTAATGTGCTATTGGGTGTAGAGCTTACGGTGCTCTATCTGCTGGTAATGGTTGTTAGGGCATTGCTTGAGGCTAAAATTGTGGCGGCGAATTTGGGCCTGCATCCCTTAGCTGTATTGGTAGCTATGTTTGTGGGGTTGAAGACTATAGGAGTAATCGGGCTTATATTGGGTCCTATGCTGGTTATTACGATACAGGCAGCCGTAAAAGCCGGAAATCCTATTAATAAGTGA